In Desulfosporosinus youngiae DSM 17734, the genomic stretch TCTAAGCAGAACTGCGAAAAGGTGCATAAAAAGAAACAAAGTTGTCCGATGTCCGGACAACTTTGTTTTTAAAGCTTGATAAACTTGTTATTCAGCGGGCACCCAGGTCATAGGGAGTTTCTTGATAGACGTAGTAATTCAGCCAGTTTTGAAAAAGAAGATTAGTATGGGAGCGCCAGTTGTGAATGGGTCTTCGGGTTGGATCATCATTTGGGAAATAGCTTTTGGGAAGAGCAATGGAAAGCCCTTTAGAGATGTCCCGGTCATATTCTTCTTTCAAGGTTAATGTATCGTATTCAGAATGTCCTGTTACAAAGACTTGTCGTCCATCCTTGGATACGACAATGTAAATGCCGGCTTCGTCCGACTCTGATAAAATCTCTAATTCAGGGTGTTTTTCAAGGTCGGAGTGCTTAATTTCCGTGTGGCGGGAATGGGGAACATAAAATTCATCGTCAAACCCTCTGAGAAGCTGCATCCCATTTAAACCGCTCTTATTAACATTGTGTTTGAAGATACCAAACATTTTCTCAGGGAGAGGGTATTTAGGAATCCCATAATGATGATAAAGACCTGCTTGTGCTCCCCAGCAAATGTGAAGTGTGGAGGTTACGTGGGTTTTTGTCCAAGCTAAGATGCTTTTAAACTCTTCCCAATAGGTGACTTCCTCAAATTCCAAGTGTTCAACCGGTGCTCCGGTTATAATCATACCGTCAAACTTTTGGTTTTCGATATCACTGAACCTTTTATAAAAGGAATCTAGGTGTTCTTGGGTTGTATTTTTAGATGTATGTGTGTCTATGCGCAAAAGCACAATATCAACTTGCAAGGGGGAATTGCCGAGCAGTCTTAAAAGCTGTGTTTCCGTGGTTTCTTTGACGGGCATGAGATTGAGAATAACGATTTTTAAAGGACGAATGTCCTGGTGAAAGGCGCGTTCTTCCCCCATCACAAAAATGTTTTCTTGATGCAGTATATCCAGAGCGGGCAGATTTTCAGGTATTTTAATGGGCACTGGCAAAACTCCTTTCCAGGTGTGAGGCTCGATGCAGGACAGATGAATTAAGTCTCGTTTGAGCTTGAGATTATGCTTGCTGGCTTGCCGCTAAAGCTTGGTCTAAATCATAGAGCAGGTCGTCAATGGTTTCGATTCCGATGGATACGCGGATCATATCCGGGGAGACTCCTGCGCCGCGTTGGGCTTCTTCATCAAGCTGTTGATGGGTGGTGCTTGCTGGATGAATAACCAAGGATTTGGCATCCCCGACGTTGGCTAAATGAGAAAATAGCTTAAGGCTGTTAATAAATCGTTTTCCCTCATTCAGACCGCCTTTAAGGCCAAAGGTGAAGATTGCGCCAGGCCCTTTAGGCAGGTATTTCTGAGCCAGTGCATGATACGGGTTTTTTTCAAGACCCGGGTAGTTAACCCAAGTGACTAAGTCATGCTGATCGAGAAACTCTGCCACCTTTTTGGCGTTTTCAACATGGCGTTCCATGCGTAAGGGGAGGGTTTCCAATCCTTGCAAGAGCAAGAACGAGTTAAACGGGGAAAGGCAAGCCCCGGTGTCGCGGAGAAGAGAGACTCTGGCTTTGGTGATATAGGCAGCATTACCACAGGCTTCTGTAAAGACAATACCATGGTAGCTGGGGTCCGGCTGACTGAGTCCGGGGAACTTGCCGTTGTTCCAGTCGAATTTTCCTGAGTCAACAATTACTCCTCCAATGGAAGTACCGTGTCCGCCAATGAATTTAGTAGCAGAATGCACTACGATGTCCGCTCCGAACTCAATAGGCCGGCATAAATAGGGGGAAGCGAAAGTATTGTCAACAATAAGCGGAAGACCGTTTTCGTGAGCAATACGGGCAATTTCCTCCAGGTCGGCAACATTGATGAGTGGATTTCCGATGGTTTCTGTGTATAAAGCTTTGGTATTTTCCGTGATTTTAGAACGGAATTCTTCCGGTTTATCAACATCAACGAAGTGGACTTTGATGCCAAGCTTAGCGAATGTATAGGCGAATAATGTGAAAGTGCCGCCGTAAAGAGAGCTGGAAGCCACAATTTCATCCCCGGCTTGGGCGATGTTTAAAAGAGCATAGGTTATGGCGGCTTGGCCGGAGGCAGTGGCAAGTGCTCCGATCCCCCCTTCGAGCAGGGCGATACGCTGCTCAAAAACGTCTTGGGTAGGATTCATGATCCGGGTGTAGATATTGCCTGGTTCTTTTAAGCCGAATAAATTGGCAGCATGATCTGTGTCGTTGAAGACGAAGGAGGATGTCTGGTAGATGGGAACGGCGCGTGAATTTGTGGCGAGATCCGGGCTTTGCCCTCCATGCAGGGAAATAGTTTCGATACCTGGTTGTCGTGTGTTAGTCATGATAAATCCTCCTAGTTTTTTTTAGTTGAGATACTGCTTGGGAAAACCGATGAGCCGGATCAAGGATGAAAAAGGTTTAAATAAAAACGACTGCTTCAAGAGAAGCAGTCGTCATGTTATTTAACGCGCTACTCTCATCTCTCAGAACCTGGGGTTCTGCTGGAATTAGCACCTCATAGCTTACGCTATCGGTTGCCGGGCATCATAGGGCCAGTCCCTCCGCCGCTCTTGATAAGAGAAAATTTGATATTCTATTGTTTTACTTGGAATATAGCTTACTATAAAACAAATTTCTATCGATGTCAACGTGAAATTCCTGCTAAATTCTGGGTGTGACAGGGGGCGAAATTTAGAGTAAATGAGCTGAATATACCCCAGGAAAACCCTACAATGATGCTGATAAGGATATTGTCTGGAAAAATGGGGAAGATTGTAAGGAATAGGACGTTGTAGAATCCCAGGAAAAGCAGTATCATTATACAAACTATGTTTGTTAAGAGATCCTAAATGAGGTGTAATCTGTGATTATAAATGATCCTTTAAAAATCTTTGTTACCATTGTTGAAAATAAGAATTCTTCTGATGCTGCAGAGGAACTTTACCTATCCCATCCTGATGTCAGTTTACAAATCCAAGGCTTAGAAGAAGAACTTGGCACAAAGTTGATTGATAACTCGTCAAACCATTTGGAGCTCACCCAATCGGGTGAGATATATTATGAATACGCTAAGCAAATTTTGCAATTGCAAGATAAGGCTAAACAGGAAATTAAGAGAATCTCAAATGTGGTCACAGGAAATTTGAGAGTGGGGGCCAGCTATACAATTGGAGAATACATTTTGCCCTTTGTAGTGGCCGAATTTGCTGCTCAATATCCGAAAGTGGAAATTGAAACCTCGATTGCTAATACGAGAGAGATAATTCGAGGGGTACAGGCTAATCACTTAGACATTGCCCTTGTGGAAGGAGAAGTTGATCATTCGGACATCCTTGTCCGCCCTTTAATGGAGGATGAAATTATTTTATTAGTACCAAATCAACATCCTTTAGCAAGACTTCCGATTGTTACGTCTGAGCACCTTCAAGACCAAGTATGGATTCTCAGAGAAAGCGGTTCCGGAACTCGTGCGTTTAGTGACAAGCTTTTCAAAGAATGGGGTATTCATGTCAGAAAGTCTTATATCTTTGGAAGTGGCCAAGCCATTAAGCAGGCTGTTACGGCTGGGTTAGGAATTGCCCTTGTCTCACGTTGGATTGTACGAAAGGAGCTCAATGCGAAAGAATTTAAGACGATCAGAATTAAGGGAAATCCCCTTACGCGTTCTTTTTACTTAATAGGACCGAAAAACCAGGAAACGTCCGAGGCCAGGGAAGTTTTTACGGAACAACTCTTAACCTTGGAGTCTGCTACATGGAGAAAGCTGAGCAAAAAGGGAATCGCAATTTAGTAGCTGGAGTTAACCAACCGTTGTAACTTGTCTTGTGAAAGGGAGACTGTTTGTGGGGAAGAGGAATAACAGTTTATCCATGATCCCCACTAGAATTATTTAAACATCAATATCTTGTATATCAACAGCATCATTACTTATTACCACTAATCCCGTCTCCCCTGTGAGCTCAGGATCATGAATTACCGTGTAGGATTTTTTCATTTTTCGGGCGAGTTTAAGGTACTTATCGGTAAACTGAGGGCTTAAGCTGCCATTTATAAGCATTCTTGAGCTTTCCCTATGACTTAAGGCTTTTTCTATTTCGGGATAGATGGATTTCTCAGCAACTTGTTTTTTGGTTAAACGCCGGATTATGCGTTCGCGGAATTCTCCAAGATAGTTGATTTTTTCGTCGCGCTTTAATTCAGGTATACCGTGGATGCCAACAGCTACTCTTTGCATAGATGGATCCATATTGGCTAAAGTATCCGTTTTATGATCGGATTTCATAAAAGACCTCCCTTTGGGTTTACTAATGACTATTTATATAATTTACCGTTATTTTAAGGATATGTATTGCGTAGACTAAGTCATTGGTTATCATAGGCAATGGCGATCTATTTCAGGCTAGAACGAGAGACATAAAGAGCCGCGCTATCTAGTATCTGGCGCGGCTCTTTATGTATTCATCTGACCTTCAGAGTCTTAAGGTGGCCTGGAGACGTTTGGTCTCCAGGAGTAAACCGAAGGCATCTTCTATCTTATGAACAACTAGATCAGCGGATAGAAGAGCTTGGGTGGAGGCACCCTCGGAGCCGATGACTGCAATGCCTAAGCGCGCATGCTGAAGCATTAATTGATCATTTGCTCCGTTTCCTATAGCTGCAACGTCTTGAGTTCCGAACTGTAAAATATAATCTGTTTTTTCCTTAACATGGTCTGTGCTTTCTAATACATGTACCTTAACGGGTAAGCCTTCACATTGCTTTACCACGCTGCCGTAAGTATCGGCAGTAAGAATATGGATTTCCAGAAAAGGAGATAAACGCTTGATATGATCCTTAACAGGTTCAAGCAGTTGCCCGTCTAAGGCTAAGGTTCCGTTGTAATCTAGGACCAGCACTTCAAGGTTCATAATTCCGCGGCCTGGAATAGCGGCTTGAATCACTGCGAGTTCCTCCTTAAATTATGTGATTTGTATATGAGAAATCATATCACTGTTGGCTGTGTATGTGTAGCCGTCCATCATTTATTGCGAAACAGAGATTTTAGCGGGTATAATTCCTGGTCCGTGGCCGGGAATTGTAGTTTGCTGTCTCTGCCTGCCCGGAGAAAAGGATAAGAATAGTTTAAGCATTATCTCAGGAGGGGAGGCCGCCGTCTGGTTTCTGTTCAAATTCGGAATCGATTCCGAATTTGAACTGCCGTGGTTGGGGCCGGGCCGCAAAAAATCAACGGCCATCGGCGGGCGGGGCATTTCCCGTCCGGCGGGCTTTAATACAGGGCGCGGATCATATAAATCGGTGGTTGTTGAATCCGATCAATTCACCGTCCCCTGACGAAATGATAGCCATTCATAATTTTCCCTTGGTTTGGATTTTGGCTGGATTTTGACTGGCCAAGCCTTGGCCGGTCTTTGTATCTTATGCATCTTGTCCGGCAGGGGTTACCCTTATTCGGGATACTTGTGACAAAATAAGGGCAAGGCTGCGAA encodes the following:
- a CDS encoding homocysteine synthase, with amino-acid sequence MTNTRQPGIETISLHGGQSPDLATNSRAVPIYQTSSFVFNDTDHAANLFGLKEPGNIYTRIMNPTQDVFEQRIALLEGGIGALATASGQAAITYALLNIAQAGDEIVASSSLYGGTFTLFAYTFAKLGIKVHFVDVDKPEEFRSKITENTKALYTETIGNPLINVADLEEIARIAHENGLPLIVDNTFASPYLCRPIEFGADIVVHSATKFIGGHGTSIGGVIVDSGKFDWNNGKFPGLSQPDPSYHGIVFTEACGNAAYITKARVSLLRDTGACLSPFNSFLLLQGLETLPLRMERHVENAKKVAEFLDQHDLVTWVNYPGLEKNPYHALAQKYLPKGPGAIFTFGLKGGLNEGKRFINSLKLFSHLANVGDAKSLVIHPASTTHQQLDEEAQRGAGVSPDMIRVSIGIETIDDLLYDLDQALAASQQA
- a CDS encoding LysR family transcriptional regulator, with translation MINDPLKIFVTIVENKNSSDAAEELYLSHPDVSLQIQGLEEELGTKLIDNSSNHLELTQSGEIYYEYAKQILQLQDKAKQEIKRISNVVTGNLRVGASYTIGEYILPFVVAEFAAQYPKVEIETSIANTREIIRGVQANHLDIALVEGEVDHSDILVRPLMEDEIILLVPNQHPLARLPIVTSEHLQDQVWILRESGSGTRAFSDKLFKEWGIHVRKSYIFGSGQAIKQAVTAGLGIALVSRWIVRKELNAKEFKTIRIKGNPLTRSFYLIGPKNQETSEAREVFTEQLLTLESATWRKLSKKGIAI
- the metA gene encoding homoserine O-acetyltransferase MetA, whose translation is MPIKIPENLPALDILHQENIFVMGEERAFHQDIRPLKIVILNLMPVKETTETQLLRLLGNSPLQVDIVLLRIDTHTSKNTTQEHLDSFYKRFSDIENQKFDGMIITGAPVEHLEFEEVTYWEEFKSILAWTKTHVTSTLHICWGAQAGLYHHYGIPKYPLPEKMFGIFKHNVNKSGLNGMQLLRGFDDEFYVPHSRHTEIKHSDLEKHPELEILSESDEAGIYIVVSKDGRQVFVTGHSEYDTLTLKEEYDRDISKGLSIALPKSYFPNDDPTRRPIHNWRSHTNLLFQNWLNYYVYQETPYDLGAR
- a CDS encoding YueI family protein — its product is MKSDHKTDTLANMDPSMQRVAVGIHGIPELKRDEKINYLGEFRERIIRRLTKKQVAEKSIYPEIEKALSHRESSRMLINGSLSPQFTDKYLKLARKMKKSYTVIHDPELTGETGLVVISNDAVDIQDIDV
- a CDS encoding HAD family hydrolase; this encodes MIQAAIPGRGIMNLEVLVLDYNGTLALDGQLLEPVKDHIKRLSPFLEIHILTADTYGSVVKQCEGLPVKVHVLESTDHVKEKTDYILQFGTQDVAAIGNGANDQLMLQHARLGIAVIGSEGASTQALLSADLVVHKIEDAFGLLLETKRLQATLRL